In Brassica napus cultivar Da-Ae unplaced genomic scaffold, Da-Ae ScsIHWf_1095;HRSCAF=1559, whole genome shotgun sequence, the genomic stretch GTGCAATTCACTCTCGACCTGCAATCCCTAACCTGCCTAAGCGGCAGCACACGGAACCTCTTCAAACTCTGAGCCCTCACACGCATAACCGTAAATTCATCATAGGCAACTGCATAATCATCATCCAGATCTCTCAACAAGGCCAGCTCCTCGAGAACAGGACACCCTGAGAGAAGCTTCTCCAGATGCACACGCCATTTAACCTCTTCAAGATGCATGAATTTAAGACAAggcatgaaaacaaaaccagGATCATCAAGACCAGAAGACGTGAGCTTCAAGTAAACCAATGTCTTGCTCGTGTAGAGATTCATAGGCATGAAGTCGACACAAGGATGGTGAAAAGAGTCGTCCTCTATATCATAGGTACTACTCTCAACATCGAGATGCTGCGTCCCCCGGTCAATCATTATACCGATCCGATCCCTGAACCCGTCTATCATCGTGTCTCTGCACTTAACCTTGACTTTAAACAGCTTTGACTCAGGGCTAGACTCGAGAAGCTTGTCAATGAAGCTTAAGAAGCTTAAGAGCATTTCATCAGCATCATAAGGAATGGCAGATAAGTTTAAGTCAAGACCGGGAACGTTTAGATACAGATTCTTCCATCTTGTTGACAAAACACTTGTCTGCACCGATTGTTTTGACGGAAGGAAAGAGAGTATTTGAGTAAGCAATGATTCCGGCAATTCGCTAATCCTATCGATCCCAGACATCACCTTAAGAGCATCAaaaaacaacatataaaaaagagATCTTGATCGAATCCTAGGCGTTGAAGAGTTTCTCTAATCAATCACaatacaaatgaaaagaaagacTCGATGGGGGTTTCTGAGGAACTCACCGTGGATTGGGTTTGAGTCGCCGGCGGATTCTATCGGCGGGAGTGATCGAAAGCGAGAGAGAAAAGTGATAACTTTTCTTTGTCTGAAGACGGAACTGTCGAACTGATTGTTCAGAATTTATACGGAACTGATTGTTCCGGTTCCATGAGAGCGTTTTAAAAAATGAAGGCTGTCTTTAttgtctatatattatatatatttcttttaattttttgacaaaaaaaaaacaatatttattttattcgtTATATTTTCATGTTGAATGTCATTGTAAAATTCATGGAAATCGATTGTAATAGTAGAGTATTTTCAGGAAAATTGCATATTTTCCATTATCagcattaatttttatatttaggaGATTttatatctaaccaatcttcccaaaaatcaatttttgtggCTAATTAGAAAAGCAAATGAAAAAGGAATATAATAACAAGGGATCTGTTTACAAATtgcatttaataaatcataaatactaatatttttaagaatgaATATTCGATCTGATCcggtatatgtatatatacatatattcaaagaattatatatttatataatataattattatattttatgtaattttacaatttttatttattaaattgattattttagcTATTAgagtgttaaaaatatataaatgtttatttttaatagtgaTTTAAACATTGTAATaaggttttattattttaaaattttatttgtttctgttgtttttaaatttttatttcttatacacGAA encodes the following:
- the LOC125595914 gene encoding F-box/FBD/LRR-repeat protein At1g13780-like isoform X2 — its product is MSGIDRISELPESLLTQILSFLPSKQSVQTSVLSTRWKNLYLNVPGLDLNLSAIPYDADEMLLSFLSFIDKLLESSPESKLFKVKVKCRDTMIDGFRDRIGIMIDRGTQHLDVESSTYDIEDDSFHHPCVDFMPMNLYTSKTLVYLKLTSSGLDDPGFVFMPCLKFMHLEEVKWRVHLEKLLSGCPVLEELALLRDLDDDYAVAYDEFTVMRVRAQSLKRFRVLPLRQVRDCRSRVNCTLEIDAPGLKHMSLGEDQFDSIVVKNLTSLLVVELDIKFFVKFGVIFNPWNLAKSNEIRDFLNGISSVRHMIISAKTVKALEYYSQAEMIPKFNNLSRLQAMFHSNLLQFLPAFLECFPNLKHLVLVVHSEEMGEGLELTDVPRCVSSTLECVEIQEKLELEEGKMKATSYFLGNSAVLKKLILSPTTYDPRDVLESETWEKVNKLTKRSTGCEIIIRAMKEVVII
- the LOC125595914 gene encoding F-box/FBD/LRR-repeat protein At1g13780-like isoform X1, coding for MSGIDRISELPESLLTQILSFLPSKQSVQTSVLSTRWKNLYLNVPGLDLNLSAIPYDADEMLLSFLSFIDKLLESSPESKLFKVKVKCRDTMIDGFRDRIGIMIDRGTQHLDVESSTYDIEDDSFHHPCVDFMPMNLYTSKTLVYLKLTSSGLDDPGFVFMPCLKFMHLEEVKWRVHLEKLLSGCPVLEELALLRDLDDDYAVAYDEFTVMRVRAQSLKRFRVLPLRQVRDCRSRVNCTLEIDAPGLKHMSLGEDQFDSIVVKNLTSLLVVELDIKFFVKFGVIFNPWNLAKSNEIRDFLNGISSVRHMIISAKTVKALEYYSQAEMIPKFNNLSRLQAMFHSNLLQFLPAFLECFPNLKHLVLKVVHSEEMGEGLELTDVPRCVSSTLECVEIQEKLELEEGKMKATSYFLGNSAVLKKLILSPTTYDPRDVLESETWEKVNKLTKRSTGCEIIIRAMKEVVII